Proteins encoded by one window of Burkholderia plantarii:
- a CDS encoding non-ribosomal peptide synthetase produces the protein MNLEDVLELCRERQIELWSEGGRLHYRAPAGSLDTALAETIRTRRRALIDFLSEDVWQPDPAKAHERFALTPVQAAYVLGRNPAFEFGGNACHLYVEYPLPASLDVARFEAAWSACVARHPMLRAIVEGSAWQRVLPDVPWQSLVVHELREADDACFAAHLAAVRSRLDHAVHALDRWPVLRPELSFGRTHAVLHMSVDFTLIDYASLQLLLSEWRRRYDEPHWKPDALDVTFRDYVVNEARARDRNRHAQDRAWWLARLEALPGRPDLPVVPAPATPVSPRFTHLHARLGDGSWGALCATASQRGLSPAGVALAAFAEVVGRWSQTPAFCLNLTVLSRPDVHPRIGEVLGDFTALSLLAVDVTQGGDFTERARRIGAQMFDDLEHRGFTGIDVMRELARRRGKGTDLMPVVFTSGIGSVGRLLDGQGARLDRPLDMISQTPQVWLDCQVTDQFGGLEIGWDVREALFPAGMPEAMFDAFVALLGRLASDDSWWTRRGDLVLPTMAEAEPPPVTTKPDAHLAAGFAARALSTPQATAIVDQAGSHSYRTIAQRAVALRDALERAGVDAGDRVAVLLPKGIGQAVAVLGIVQAGAAYVPIDVRQPALRQQAILESAQVRAIVTDTTQACEVGAAVRIDIDRLGADPGWPPRAARPVGGDALAYVIYTSGSTGEPKGVMLSHAAVCNTLDDINHRHEIGPDDVVLGLAELSFDLSVYDLFGAMAQGARVVLPDPSRHNDPSHWAELMTCHGVTVWNSVPAQGQMLTDYLESEPDRRVPGPRCVLWSGDWIPVSLPLRWWRRWPQSELFSLGGATEAAIWSIEHRIRRDDTQLASIPYGRALAGQTVEVLDALGRRCPAEVRGQIYIGGVGLADGYLNDPGRTAECFVRDAAGGRRYRTGDLGRYRADGLIEFLGRQDDQVKIRGYRIELAEIDAVLTAHPLVSAAATVVHGDAQQRHLVSFVTLGGTAPEHCDHAEALNDVADRVSAVWASEAWPALPQIRESVARLEAACVASLAIWIGEMREPVDFPALCARLAVPAGRQHLLRHWLALLQDHGYLDALPSGVWQARPDAPTAGADAQWDRFASDAPASLWPPDLIEYFRRSAACLGEQLGERVSPAALMFPQGTTHIAEAMYSAGLHAQALHRGMAEAVRRIVEREPRRVWHVLEIGAGTAAATRVIVDALAPLVQAGIGIDYLFTDVSSYFLAAARERFAACPWVRFARFDMNARFEEQGIAPHSLDIVISSGALNNARDTVALLDGMREMSGADAWWVIQELTCEHPEISVSQALMMAPPDDARAALGQLFVHREPWLAGLRREAADCATGCTGPDDPLRALGYEVFVARVRAGAVRIAPDELRAFMAQRLPAYMLPARIGVLERLPTTANGKIDRRRLGAIASIQAPPAVARAVVHAVAADALEARLIALWGAVLDIQGVTAEQDFFAAGGDSLLIAQLIGRLRADEPLARAHSFDRLLRCALNRPTPAAVAAFLRNCDGVGEAQAPRLETIATEEAEQGGAGEGEPASPSAGRPALRRRRVEPIRIAAGEGVPRVLVHEGLGTLHAYRRVMPALSTLGPLLGFAVDDTDDYLAIPARHVNATLGARYARALAREGLDEVDLLGYCSGGLIAIEMAKALLQLGVTVRSLDIVSSYRIPYLIEDERLILFNYAKTLGLSAEPFGYPPIDLLADALAEALKADGTRLAAGALEAQLGMFGDTCPPLDAVRTGVLRAAAGLPPDSTQDGPQDESLVAQREPLYRVFSHSVAASHWAATAPYVAGLRLFVPERCNPLIPQQRAVLLDYWQTQALGKVALIDLPGGHFDCLNDTFVTNHLGRQR, from the coding sequence ATGAATCTCGAAGACGTGCTCGAGCTGTGTCGCGAGCGGCAGATCGAACTCTGGAGCGAAGGTGGCCGGTTGCATTACCGCGCGCCGGCCGGCTCGCTGGATACGGCGCTGGCCGAGACGATCCGCACCCGGCGGCGCGCGCTGATCGATTTTCTTTCCGAGGATGTCTGGCAGCCGGATCCGGCGAAGGCCCACGAGCGGTTTGCCCTGACGCCGGTGCAGGCCGCCTATGTGCTCGGCCGCAATCCCGCGTTCGAGTTCGGCGGCAACGCCTGCCATCTCTACGTCGAGTATCCGCTGCCGGCTTCGCTCGACGTCGCGCGCTTCGAGGCGGCCTGGAGCGCCTGCGTCGCGCGGCATCCGATGCTGCGCGCCATTGTCGAGGGCAGCGCATGGCAGCGCGTGTTGCCGGACGTGCCATGGCAATCGCTGGTTGTGCATGAACTGCGCGAGGCCGATGACGCGTGCTTCGCGGCCCATCTGGCCGCCGTGCGAAGCCGGCTCGATCATGCGGTCCACGCGCTCGACCGCTGGCCGGTGCTACGGCCGGAGCTGAGCTTCGGCCGGACCCACGCGGTCCTGCACATGTCGGTGGATTTCACACTGATCGATTACGCGAGCCTGCAACTGCTGTTGAGCGAATGGCGCCGCCGCTACGACGAGCCGCATTGGAAGCCGGACGCGCTCGACGTCACGTTTCGCGATTACGTCGTCAACGAGGCGCGCGCCCGCGATCGCAACCGGCACGCGCAGGATCGGGCATGGTGGCTGGCGCGTCTCGAAGCGCTGCCGGGGCGCCCCGACCTGCCGGTCGTGCCGGCGCCGGCCACCCCGGTGTCGCCGCGTTTCACGCACCTTCATGCCCGGCTCGGCGACGGCTCCTGGGGCGCGCTGTGCGCGACGGCGAGCCAGCGCGGCCTGAGTCCGGCCGGCGTCGCGCTGGCCGCCTTCGCGGAAGTCGTCGGGCGCTGGAGCCAGACGCCCGCGTTCTGCCTGAATCTCACGGTACTGAGTCGCCCCGACGTGCATCCACGTATCGGCGAAGTCCTCGGTGACTTCACGGCGTTGAGCCTGCTCGCCGTGGACGTCACGCAAGGCGGCGACTTCACGGAACGCGCGCGGCGCATCGGGGCGCAGATGTTCGACGATCTCGAGCATCGCGGTTTCACTGGAATCGACGTGATGCGCGAGCTTGCCCGGCGGCGAGGCAAGGGCACCGATCTGATGCCGGTCGTGTTCACGAGCGGAATCGGCAGTGTCGGGCGATTGCTCGACGGCCAGGGCGCGCGGCTCGACCGGCCGCTCGACATGATCAGCCAGACGCCCCAGGTCTGGCTCGACTGTCAGGTCACAGATCAGTTCGGTGGCCTCGAAATCGGCTGGGACGTGCGCGAGGCGCTGTTTCCCGCCGGCATGCCCGAAGCGATGTTCGATGCGTTCGTGGCGCTGCTCGGACGCCTCGCGAGCGACGATTCATGGTGGACGCGGCGCGGCGATCTGGTGCTGCCGACGATGGCTGAGGCCGAGCCGCCACCGGTGACCACGAAGCCCGACGCGCATCTGGCGGCCGGTTTCGCGGCCCGGGCGCTGTCCACGCCGCAGGCGACTGCGATCGTCGATCAGGCCGGCTCCCACAGCTATCGCACGATCGCGCAGCGGGCGGTCGCGCTGCGCGATGCGCTCGAGCGCGCTGGCGTCGACGCGGGAGACCGGGTGGCCGTGCTGTTGCCGAAGGGCATTGGGCAGGCCGTGGCGGTGCTCGGTATCGTGCAGGCCGGCGCCGCCTACGTGCCGATCGACGTCCGTCAGCCGGCCCTGCGGCAGCAGGCAATTCTGGAAAGCGCGCAGGTGCGGGCGATTGTGACCGACACGACGCAGGCCTGCGAGGTGGGGGCCGCCGTGCGCATCGACATCGACAGGCTCGGCGCGGATCCCGGCTGGCCGCCCCGTGCCGCGCGTCCCGTCGGCGGTGATGCGCTGGCCTACGTCATCTACACGTCGGGGTCCACCGGCGAGCCCAAGGGGGTGATGCTGAGCCACGCGGCTGTCTGCAATACGCTCGATGACATCAACCATCGCCACGAAATCGGTCCCGACGATGTGGTGTTGGGCCTCGCGGAGCTGAGCTTCGACCTGTCCGTCTACGACTTGTTCGGTGCGATGGCACAGGGCGCGCGCGTCGTGCTGCCCGATCCGTCGCGCCATAACGATCCGTCGCATTGGGCAGAATTGATGACGTGCCATGGCGTGACCGTATGGAACTCGGTGCCCGCGCAAGGGCAGATGCTGACCGATTACCTGGAGAGCGAACCGGATCGGCGGGTACCCGGGCCGCGCTGCGTGCTGTGGTCGGGTGACTGGATTCCAGTGAGCCTGCCGCTGCGCTGGTGGCGGCGCTGGCCGCAGAGCGAGCTGTTCAGCCTGGGTGGTGCGACCGAGGCGGCGATCTGGTCGATCGAGCACCGGATTCGCCGCGATGACACGCAGCTTGCGAGCATTCCCTACGGCCGGGCGCTGGCGGGGCAGACCGTCGAAGTGCTCGATGCGCTCGGCCGTCGCTGTCCGGCCGAGGTGCGCGGCCAAATTTATATTGGCGGCGTGGGGCTGGCCGACGGTTACCTGAACGACCCGGGTCGGACCGCCGAGTGCTTCGTCCGCGATGCGGCCGGCGGGCGACGCTATCGTACCGGCGACCTCGGGCGCTATCGGGCCGACGGCTTGATCGAATTCCTCGGCCGTCAGGACGATCAGGTCAAGATTCGCGGCTATCGCATCGAGCTGGCTGAGATCGACGCGGTGCTGACTGCCCATCCGCTCGTGAGCGCCGCGGCTACCGTCGTACACGGTGACGCGCAGCAACGGCATCTGGTCAGCTTCGTCACGCTCGGCGGCACGGCACCCGAACACTGCGATCATGCCGAAGCGCTGAACGACGTGGCCGATCGCGTGTCCGCGGTGTGGGCCTCCGAGGCATGGCCGGCGTTGCCGCAGATACGCGAGTCGGTGGCCCGGCTCGAGGCGGCCTGCGTGGCCTCGCTCGCGATCTGGATCGGCGAGATGCGCGAGCCTGTCGATTTTCCGGCGCTTTGCGCGCGGCTTGCCGTACCTGCCGGACGGCAGCACCTGTTGCGGCATTGGCTCGCGCTGCTGCAGGACCATGGATATCTGGATGCGCTGCCGTCGGGCGTGTGGCAGGCCCGCCCCGACGCGCCGACGGCCGGGGCCGACGCGCAATGGGACCGCTTCGCGAGCGACGCACCGGCCAGCCTCTGGCCGCCTGACCTGATCGAATACTTTCGTCGTAGCGCGGCTTGCCTCGGCGAGCAGCTGGGCGAGCGCGTCTCGCCCGCCGCGCTGATGTTCCCGCAAGGTACGACGCATATCGCGGAGGCGATGTATAGCGCGGGCCTGCATGCGCAGGCGCTGCATCGCGGCATGGCCGAAGCTGTGCGCCGCATCGTCGAGCGCGAGCCGCGGCGGGTCTGGCACGTGCTCGAGATCGGCGCCGGCACCGCCGCGGCGACGCGCGTGATCGTCGATGCACTGGCCCCGCTGGTGCAGGCGGGCATCGGCATCGACTATCTGTTCACCGACGTGTCGAGCTATTTCCTGGCCGCGGCGCGTGAGCGCTTCGCCGCCTGCCCTTGGGTGCGCTTCGCGCGTTTCGACATGAACGCCCGCTTCGAGGAGCAGGGCATCGCCCCGCACTCCCTCGACATCGTGATCAGCTCCGGCGCGCTCAACAACGCGCGGGATACGGTTGCGCTGCTCGACGGCATGCGCGAGATGTCGGGGGCTGACGCGTGGTGGGTGATTCAGGAGCTGACCTGCGAGCATCCGGAAATCAGCGTCAGCCAGGCGTTGATGATGGCGCCGCCCGACGACGCGCGCGCCGCGCTCGGGCAGCTGTTCGTGCATCGCGAGCCATGGCTCGCCGGGCTGCGACGCGAGGCGGCGGATTGCGCGACGGGCTGCACCGGGCCGGACGATCCGCTGCGCGCGCTCGGCTACGAGGTGTTTGTCGCGCGCGTGAGGGCCGGCGCGGTGCGGATCGCGCCCGACGAACTGCGGGCGTTCATGGCGCAACGTCTGCCCGCCTACATGCTGCCTGCGCGAATCGGCGTGCTGGAGCGACTGCCTACCACCGCCAACGGCAAGATCGACCGCCGCCGTCTAGGGGCGATCGCGTCGATTCAGGCGCCGCCGGCGGTGGCTCGCGCCGTCGTACACGCTGTTGCCGCGGATGCCCTCGAAGCGCGCCTGATCGCGCTATGGGGAGCCGTGCTCGATATCCAGGGCGTCACGGCCGAACAGGATTTCTTCGCCGCAGGCGGCGATTCGCTGCTGATTGCTCAACTGATCGGGCGTTTGCGCGCCGACGAGCCGCTGGCACGCGCCCATTCTTTCGATCGCCTGTTGCGTTGCGCGCTGAACCGGCCGACCCCGGCAGCCGTCGCCGCCTTTCTGCGCAACTGCGACGGCGTGGGGGAGGCGCAAGCCCCGCGACTCGAAACAATAGCGACAGAGGAAGCGGAACAAGGCGGAGCCGGTGAGGGCGAGCCCGCGAGCCCCAGCGCCGGTCGGCCGGCGCTGCGCCGACGCCGCGTGGAACCGATCCGCATCGCAGCGGGGGAAGGCGTGCCGCGCGTGCTGGTCCACGAAGGGCTCGGCACGCTTCACGCCTATCGGCGCGTCATGCCGGCGCTCTCGACACTCGGGCCGCTACTCGGCTTCGCCGTGGATGACACCGACGACTATCTCGCGATTCCGGCGCGCCATGTGAACGCGACGCTCGGCGCCCGCTATGCCCGGGCCCTGGCACGCGAGGGCTTGGATGAGGTCGATCTGCTCGGCTACTGCTCGGGCGGCCTGATCGCGATCGAGATGGCGAAAGCACTGCTGCAACTCGGCGTGACGGTGCGTTCGCTCGATATCGTGTCGAGTTATCGCATTCCGTATCTGATCGAGGACGAGCGGTTGATCCTGTTCAACTACGCGAAGACACTCGGCCTGTCGGCCGAGCCGTTCGGCTATCCGCCCATCGATCTGCTGGCCGACGCGTTGGCGGAGGCGTTGAAGGCCGACGGCACGCGTCTGGCGGCGGGCGCCCTCGAGGCACAGCTCGGAATGTTCGGCGACACCTGCCCGCCGCTCGACGCCGTGCGTACCGGTGTGCTGCGCGCGGCGGCCGGATTGCCGCCGGACAGCACGCAAGACGGGCCGCAAGACGAGTCGCTCGTCGCGCAACGCGAGCCGCTGTACCGGGTGTTCTCGCATTCGGTCGCGGCGAGCCATTGGGCCGCAACGGCGCCTTACGTGGCGGGCCTGCGGCTGTTCGTGCCCGAGCGCTGCAATCCGTTGATTCCGCAGCAGCGCGCGGTGCTGCTCGACTATTGGCAAACGCAGGCGCTCGGCAAGGTCGCGTTGATCGATCTACCGGGAGGGCATTTCGATTGCCTGAACGACACATTCGTCACGAATCATCTGGGGAGGCAGCGATGA